TAATTCCGCATACTCAATTTTTTTATAATACGTTCAAGCACCAACGGTCACGGCGTTATCCTTATTCTTCTACGCGTTTTACTAAAGTAAAAAGACCATCACTTTCACTCTCTCCTTGTGAAATAGAGACAAATGATGCTTTACCCGATGTCACCTTAATTCAAGAACTAATGGCTGTATTTGGAAATGATACGTTATGGAAACGTGCGACTCAGCCTGAACAAACTTATAAGGCCTTCGGTAAGAAAAAGAAGAAAACCTCATCGACACAGGTTTCGACAACTAATCCACTGAGTGCAAGCTGGGCCACCATTTCAACTTGGATGCCTTTTGAAAATAATCTTGATTTAGGTTCAAACTCAGAAAACGATGTTTATGTACAATTTTTGGCAAAGAAAAAATGGAATTTAAGACATAACATTAGTTTGGATACAGAACAGGTATTTCGCTACGGTTCTACTAGCCGAAACTACACCGAGACAACGCTAAATCTAACGCAAAAAATGCAAGACAATACTCTTTTCGCTAATAAATTTAATGTGAATAAGAGTGAAAATGAAGATTATAGTTGGGGGAATTGGACTTTCCAGCAGTATCAATTTTTAAAGGATAATCATCTTACTTACGGTGTTTATAGCGGTGGCGTATATACCAAAAACGACATTCGGCTAAATAGTTGGGGGCCTTATATTTCATGGCGCCAGCCTGTGTGGCGAAATTGGCTTTTTATGCAAAATGACCTTAACTTTTTTAACCATATTGATGATGATTCGAAACATCAGCTCAGTGTTCAAATGAATCTCGAAGCTAATTTTTAATCAGAAATTATCAAATTGTGGATAACTCTCTCTTTATCCACAAAAAAAGCCCCTGACAGTTCAGAGGCTTTTTTTTAAACTGAATTATTTCAGCAATAAGCTATTAATACGTTTTACATAAGCTGCCGGGTCTTCCGGTAAACCACCTTCAGCAATAACAGCCTGATCAAAAATGACGTTAGCCAAGTCATCAAACTGTTCTGAACTTTCGAGTTTCTTCACCAATGGGTGTTCAGGGTTAATTTCTAAAATTGGTTTGATTTCTGGTACTGCTTGTCCTGCTTGTTTAAGCATACGAATAAGTTGAGGTGATAATTCACCTTCACTTGTCACTAAACATGCAGGAGAATCAACTAAACGCGTTGTTACACGCACTTCTTGCGTTTTAGCTTTCAATGAGTCACTTAGTTTCTCAACAACAGGTTTAAACTGTTCAGCAGCTTGCTCAAGTGCCTTTTTCTCTTCAGCATCTTGCAAGTCACCTAAATCAACCGCACCTTTAGAGACATTCTTTAATGGTGTACCGTCAAACTCTTGAACAAAATTCATTGCCCATTCATCAACACGTTCAGCCATTAATAATACTTCAATGCCTTTTTTCTTGAACAACTCAAGCTGCGGTGAGTTTTTCGCTGCCGCTAAACTGTCAGCAGTCACATAGTAGATAGCTTTTTGGCCCTCTTTCATGCGAGCCTTATAGTCAGCAAACGAAGTTGTTACTTCATCATTTGTTGATGTCGCATAACGTAATAATTTTAAAATACGTTCGCGGTTACCAAAGTCTTCGCCCAAGCCTTCTTTAAGTACTGAACCAAACTCACTATAGAACGTCTTGAATTTTTCTTGGTCTTTTTCATCTTCCGATTTAGCCAAGCCATCAAGTACAGTTAATACGCGGCGTGCATTACCTTCACGAATCGTTTTGACATCACGGCTTTCTTGCAACAACTCACGACTTACATTCAGTGGTAAATCAGCGCTGTCCACTACACCTTGAACAAAACGTAGATAATTTGGAATTAAATTATCCGCATCATCCATAATAAAGACACGTTTTACATAGAGCTTAATACCCGCTTTGGCTTCACGAGTAAAAATGTCATGCGGTGCTTTACTTGGAATATAAAGTAGCTGTGTATATTCGGTACTACCTTCAACACGGTTGTGCGCCCAAGCCAGTGGCGCTTCAAAGTCATGCGTTAAGTTTTTATAGAACTCAACGTACTGTTCTTCAGTCACTTCGCTCTTGTTACGTGTCCATAAAGCGCTGGCTGAGTTAATTGCTTCCCACTCGCCAGTTTTGACCATTTGGCCGCCTTTAGGCTCTTCACCCTCAGCAACCTCTTCTTCTTGCCAAACTTCTTTTTGCATTTCAATTGGCAAGCTAATGTGGTCAGAGTATTTATTAATGATCTGCTTAACTTTATAAGATTCTAAATAATCAAGCGCATCATCACGCAAGTGCAGAATAATGTCGGTACCACGTGAAGCCTTATCAATTTGCTGAACTTCAAACTCGCCTGTACCACCACTAATCCAACGCACCCCTTCAGATGCATCTAGACCTGCACGGCGTGATTCCACGGTAATTTTATCGGCAACAATAAAACCTGAGTAAAAGCCAACACCAAATTGACCAATCAACTGAGCATCTGCTTTTTGATCGCCAGTCAATTTTGACATGAAATCTTTAGTACCCGATTTTGCAATCGTACCTAAGTTATCAATCGCTTCTTGCTGATTTAAGCCAATACCGTTATCAGAAATCGTTAAAGTTTTATCTTCTTTATTTAGAATGACTCGTACATGTAAATCGGGATCATTTTCATAATATTCAGGATGATTAATTCCTTCAAAACGCAACTTATCACATGCATCTGATGCATTAGAGATCAGCTCGCGTAAGAAAATCTCAGGGTTAGAATAGAGAGAATGCGTCACTAAATGTAAAAGCTGGGCAACTTCTGCTTGGAAACTATAATTTTGTGATGCTTGTTCACTCATAAATCACTCCTTAAATTTTGAAGTCTGTTTGTTCTCGAATGTTTTATGAATGGAGTACTTCTAGAATTTTTCAATCCTGAATATTAAAAATTTTTACTCTAATTAAAATGGACCGTGGCTTAACACTCTATCTTGCAATATCGCGTCTAGCTGCTGTTGTCGCTGTTGATAAGCTTTGCTAATACAACTTACGCCAGCCGCACAAGCATTTCTTTTTTTCAGCCATTGTTGCTGAGCATCTTTTTGGTTGTCCCGCCCGCCCATTGGTAAAGCATGCAGAACAATTTGATAGGTCGTCGCCATTTTCACATCAGCATCATTTAAAGATCGGTTTTTACAA
This genomic stretch from Acinetobacter oleivorans DR1 harbors:
- the htpG gene encoding molecular chaperone HtpG; its protein translation is MSEQASQNYSFQAEVAQLLHLVTHSLYSNPEIFLRELISNASDACDKLRFEGINHPEYYENDPDLHVRVILNKEDKTLTISDNGIGLNQQEAIDNLGTIAKSGTKDFMSKLTGDQKADAQLIGQFGVGFYSGFIVADKITVESRRAGLDASEGVRWISGGTGEFEVQQIDKASRGTDIILHLRDDALDYLESYKVKQIINKYSDHISLPIEMQKEVWQEEEVAEGEEPKGGQMVKTGEWEAINSASALWTRNKSEVTEEQYVEFYKNLTHDFEAPLAWAHNRVEGSTEYTQLLYIPSKAPHDIFTREAKAGIKLYVKRVFIMDDADNLIPNYLRFVQGVVDSADLPLNVSRELLQESRDVKTIREGNARRVLTVLDGLAKSEDEKDQEKFKTFYSEFGSVLKEGLGEDFGNRERILKLLRYATSTNDEVTTSFADYKARMKEGQKAIYYVTADSLAAAKNSPQLELFKKKGIEVLLMAERVDEWAMNFVQEFDGTPLKNVSKGAVDLGDLQDAEEKKALEQAAEQFKPVVEKLSDSLKAKTQEVRVTTRLVDSPACLVTSEGELSPQLIRMLKQAGQAVPEIKPILEINPEHPLVKKLESSEQFDDLANVIFDQAVIAEGGLPEDPAAYVKRINSLLLK
- a CDS encoding lysozyme inhibitor LprI family protein, which gives rise to MNKKLAMCLVVFSGIAFTQSLQAASFSCDAAKTKTEKSICKNRSLNDADVKMATTYQIVLHALPMGGRDNQKDAQQQWLKKRNACAAGVSCISKAYQQRQQQLDAILQDRVLSHGPF